From the Phreatobacter oligotrophus genome, the window CGTCGAAGAAGACGCGCATGTCCGGACGGGCGACGAGGAAGGACTTCAGCGCCCGCGGCACAAGGGCATTGGCCAGCGCCGGCGTGGACAGGACCCGCAGGCTGCCCGTGCGGGTGTCACGCAGGTCCTTCAGCTTCTCGGAAAAGGCGCGGTAGAGCGAGAAGATCGGCTCGGAGCCTCGCATCACCTCGCGCGCCTCGTCGGTCGGCACGAGCCGGTTGCCGACCCGGTCGAAAAGCGGCATGCCGAGCTGGCTCTCGATCTGGCGGATGGCGTTGGAGACCGCCGGCTGGGAGATGGCGAGGGCTTCGGCGGCCCCCACCGTCGTCTGGCAGCGGATGACCTCGCGGAAAATCTCGAGCTGGCGCAGGTTGAGCATGACCGGTTCCGTCGCGCGCTGCCCATCACGGCGGCAGCTATAAGTGCTGATTATATGTATGCCTTCATTATTGATCGACGCTGATATTGAGGGGACCGGTTCCCCGTGATTGCATGACCCTTCCCGCCGCAAGAGCGGGCATCCCAACAGAGGGGTCCCACCATGTTCCGCACCATCATCGCTGCAGCGGGCCTCGCGGCCATGCTCGCCGCGCCCGCCATGGCGCAGGCGCCGCTCAAGACGGCCGTCGACGGCACCTTCGCCCCCCACGCCTTCCCCAACCTCCAGGGCGGCGGCGTGCAGGGCTTCAACATCGACCTCGCCCAGGAGATCGCCAAGCGCCTTGGCCGTCCCATCGAGATCACCTCGACGCAGTTCTCCGGCATCATCCCGGCGCTGAATGCCGGCACCTACGATTTCATCATGGCGCCGGTGACGGTGACGCGTGAGCGCGCCGAGAGCCTGCTCTTCGCCGAGGGCTATCTCGACACCGACTTCCGCCTCGTGACCCGCCGCGGCGACGCGCCGATCACCGACCTCGCTACGCTGCGCGACAAGGTCGTCTCGGTGAACCGCGGCTCGGCCTATGAGAGCTGGGCGAAGTCGATGGAGGCGCAGGTCGGCTGGAAGGTCGAGGCCTTCGGCACCCAGACCGACGCTGTCCAGGCCGTGATCGCCGGCCGCGCGGTGGCCAACATCACCGCCGAGACGGTCGCCGCCTTCGCGGTCCGCAACAACCCGCAGATCAAGCTCGACTACCTCCACAAGACCGGCCTCGTCTGGGCGACGCCGGCGCGCAACGGCGACACCGCCATGCGCGGGCTGCTGGAGAACGCCATCGAGTGCATCAAGAAGGACGGCACCATGGCGAAGATCTACGAGAAGTGGTTCGGCATCGCGCCGCGGCCGGATTCCGCCGCCGTGACCATCTTCCCGGGTTCGGGCGTGCCCGGCATGGCCGGCTATGACGCGACGCCGCGCGAGCCGCGCTGCTGATGTCTGCCCTGCTTGATGTCCGGGGCCTGAGAAAGAGCTTCGGCACGACCGAAATCCTGCGCGGCATCGACTTCTCCGTCGCCGCGCAGGAGCTGGTTTTCGTCATCGGGCCCTCGGGCTCCGGCAAGTCGACGATGCTCCGCTGCTGCAACCGGCTGGAGGAGCCGACGGCAGGCCATGTCTCCGTCGACGGCGTCGACCTCATGGCCAAGGGCACCGACATCAACGCCATGCGCCGGCGCATCGGCATGGTGTTCCAGGCCTTCAACCTCTACCCGCACATGACGGCGCTGGGGAACGTGACGCTGGCGCTGCGCAAGGTGCTCGGCAAGCCGCGCGACGAGGCCGAGGCCATCGGCCTTGCCGCCCTCGACCGGGTGGGCCTGAAGGAGAAGGCGGGCAACTACCCTTCCGAACTCTCAGGCGGCCAGCAGCAGCGTGTCGCCATCGCCCGCGCCCTGTCGCTCGAGCCGAAGATCATGCTCTTCGACGAGCCGACCTCGGCGCTCGATCCCGAACTCGTCGGCGCCGTGCTCGGCGTCATGCGCGACCTGAAGGAGGCTGGCATGACCATGGTCGTGGTCAGCCACGAGATGCGCTTCGCCCGGGACGCTGCCGACCGCATCGTCTTCATGGCGGACGGGCAGATCCTGGAGCAGGGCACGCCGGCCGAGATCTTCGGCAATCCGCAGCATCCGCGCACCCGCGAATTCGTCGGGGAGCTGTCGCGGTGACAGGCCTCGACCGCTTCCGCGACGCCTTCCTGAAGCCGGAGCTGATCGCCCGCTACTGGCCGGACATCCTGTCAGGGATAGCCGTGACGCTGCAGATCGCGGTGGCCGTCGTCATCACGGGCCTCGCGCTCGGCCTCATGCTGGCGGTGATCCGCAGCTACCGCATCCGCCTCGCCAACCTGCCGATCATCGTCTTCGTCGACATCTTCCGGGCCCTGCCGCCGCTCGTCGTCATCCTGATCGTCTATTTCGGCCTGCCCAATCTCGGCATCAACATCTCGGGCTTCGCCGTGCTGTGGCTGGT encodes:
- a CDS encoding transporter substrate-binding domain-containing protein; the encoded protein is MFRTIIAAAGLAAMLAAPAMAQAPLKTAVDGTFAPHAFPNLQGGGVQGFNIDLAQEIAKRLGRPIEITSTQFSGIIPALNAGTYDFIMAPVTVTRERAESLLFAEGYLDTDFRLVTRRGDAPITDLATLRDKVVSVNRGSAYESWAKSMEAQVGWKVEAFGTQTDAVQAVIAGRAVANITAETVAAFAVRNNPQIKLDYLHKTGLVWATPARNGDTAMRGLLENAIECIKKDGTMAKIYEKWFGIAPRPDSAAVTIFPGSGVPGMAGYDATPREPRC
- a CDS encoding amino acid ABC transporter ATP-binding protein, which encodes MSALLDVRGLRKSFGTTEILRGIDFSVAAQELVFVIGPSGSGKSTMLRCCNRLEEPTAGHVSVDGVDLMAKGTDINAMRRRIGMVFQAFNLYPHMTALGNVTLALRKVLGKPRDEAEAIGLAALDRVGLKEKAGNYPSELSGGQQQRVAIARALSLEPKIMLFDEPTSALDPELVGAVLGVMRDLKEAGMTMVVVSHEMRFARDAADRIVFMADGQILEQGTPAEIFGNPQHPRTREFVGELSR